One window from the genome of Nicotiana tomentosiformis chromosome 5, ASM39032v3, whole genome shotgun sequence encodes:
- the LOC117279174 gene encoding uncharacterized protein produces MGDMSEMAPLESLRTEENDPSDSFWAAAIEDSPTFPAFSAGVIREAQALGALDLDRTHDGEDPFCDLFIGIEDVVGTSDQSNFFHGVQQVLNQAAAVHREVCSLSQKELCRYEADLQRVTEERNSIKLLLRQREEEIKDLRAELAKAYRDQTDLSEQLQQKIKMIGKLREEVDVIKAQSLQWKKGMDHFSAEKETARAQLSSAETQLQRMKEKGLVQARRIEELEARLASVLAKAEFDAEKEKADADALVAVYRADAEAGQVQAREAAETADIRAHWVAELAKCRYQRETLEEIHARGFYLAEDIKRAKELKADAEALVFDDDDDDDWS; encoded by the exons atgggggatatgtctgaaatGGCCCCTCTTGAAtcccttcgaaccgaagagaatgatCCAAGTGATTCATTTTGGGCAGCAGCAATCGAAGATTCGCCCACCTTCcccgctttttccgcaggggtgattcgggaagcccaagctttgggggccctcgatctagacaggactcatgatggagaggatcccttTTGTGATCTGTTTATCGGTATCGAGGACGTTGTCGGTACTAGTGATCAATCGAATTTTTTTCACGGGGTGCAACAGgttttgaatcag GcagcggcagttcatcgagaagtaTGTTCTCTATCCCAAAAAGAGCTGTGTCGATAtgaggccgaccttcaacgggttactGAGGAGAGGAACTCCATAAAACTTCTCTTAAGGCAAAgggaagaggaaataaaagacctccgagctgagttggccaaggcttaccgagatcagaccgatctgtctgagcag ttgcagcaaaaaattaaaatgatcgggaagcttcgtgaggaggtcgacgtgataaaagCACAGTCTTTGCAGTGGAAAAAAGGTATGGACCACTTTtctgcagagaaagaaactgctcgagcccagttatcatcggccgaaacccaacttcagagaatgaaggaaaaaggcctggttcaagcaagaagaatagaggagctcgaggctcggttggcctctgtacttgctaAGGCCGAATTTGATGCCGAAAAGgaaaaggccgatgcggatgcactcgtggccgtctatcgggccgatgctgaagctggccaggtccaagcaagagaggcagctgaGACCGCCGATattcgagcacattgggtcgctgaacttgctaagtgtcgatatcagagggaaaccctcgaggagatccatgctcgtggtttcTACCTCGCTGAAGATATAAAAAGAGCCAAAGAACtcaaagccgatgctgaagccttggttttcgatgacgatgatgatgacgattgga gttaa